The region TTTTCACATtagttttactattttaattacagtatTTACTGCGTTGTCTAATTGAATTTTAGAGGTTTCGTCtcaatcattaataaatttaaaatctagtaataAAAGCTGCTGTTAATTTAatgggaaaaattaaaatttatgttttgttttaatccgtttaatgaagtatttaaatccataatgtttaaatatggcTTCCCTAAGTTATTGATTGGACAacacaaaatcaaataaaatttgggcacaaatatttatatttgaaacaattaaattagatttatcattaattttcacaGATGCATACATAGACAGCAGTTATTATAACCTGtagtttctattaatttattttgttgacatTACACATCTCGTTTTTTCACAATAGTtttcctaatttaattataatattttctgaggagtccaatttaattttagagaattcgccctaattattaataaatttaaaatttaataataaaaacggctgttaatttaatgggaaaaactaaaatttattttttgttttaaacagtttaatgaAGTGTTTAAATCCACAATGTTTAAATCTGGCTCTCCTCAGCTATTGATTGGAGAacacaaaatcaaataaaatttgggtacaaatatttatatttaaatcaactaCAGATGTTTTAAAGAGTGAAAGCTTATATTAAATCCAGTTAGGTATGGTGGAGGAGAAACTGTGGTTTCTAATAAACGATTATCAAAGGTGTATTTAGGTTTTGGTGGTCTGGCGATTTATTTGGTAGTTAAAATATGtagttagtaaataaattgtttgttttctggtgtagttgttttaaaatacaacaactgaaataaattttagattgaattattttgagatgtaaaaaactataagtaacaacaacaacaacaactaaacaacaacaaagaaATGACGGAAATCAGGTGATTATTGTTGTTATGCGAGAAAAGCGTAAACCGTCCGTCAGTCAGTTAGGATCGTGAAGAAAGTTCTGCGGACAGCAAACACTGACGAAACAACACGTTCTAGGAGTCCGTTTCTGGGCTAAAAAACTAGGTCGCCTTGTGTCTTCGGAACCATAACAGTGGAGAAAGGGTGCGGTTAAAGCGCTGTACCTTACCTTGTCGACGGGAATGTGTCTGCTGGACATTGTTCACGGCCTTAACGTCTTGCGCCTCGGTCCCGGGATCCGTGTCCCTCAATCGcgcaacaacaaaaaaaaaactgaaactcCAAACCCCGCTCCTTCACCACATACCAGAACTTGCACACTACAAACAAAACCGTGCACACGGGAGAACACCGACGGCGGAACGGGACGGCGGGGTTCGATCACCGGGTTATTTTGCGGTACAAGTGCACCCGCCGACCACGACCAGCTATACGGGCACCGGGGGGGCTCGGGCTACGGCCAGCACAGCTAACAATGGGGACGAAAATGCAATGCAACACGGCGTCGGGCCACTACGCGTTTGCGCTACACACACGGCAGCTCGGCTGGCTGCTTTTTGTGTCGTTTTTCCACTCGCACTCGGTCTATTGGAAAGCCGCAGCGGCCCAGTGACATCTATCAGATCTATTTGTAACTATCAGATAAATAGAAATCTCTATATAGTTAAAGCTGTACGCACACTGAAACGATACgtccaataaatataaaaaaacatcaatACTTCTCCGGACTTCtgaaatactataaatatttatctttcgtaaaattttaatgtttacaattatgtcaattatattttacgacATAGCaaacttaattttgaatgtaCAAATACAGTGGTAGCCAAAAAATAGCATACAtcactatttaatattaataagaaaatgtacgcctataattaattaagtaattatacattatataaatttaaatcatttctacagaatcttaaacaaaacaaatgtgAGTGGCGGTTACTCAGATGATACAAATGAGGCAGTGTCTCacctataaaaatgattttattgatataaataaatataatattgatataaaaaatacgtttttcatgttaaattttaaatactttctgtttggttcattaaaatttggtagtttttggtttaaatattatttgttgttttggtccaaataatatttatcaacattttGAATGGaggattattaatatatttttaaataaattttagttcctgttcgaatattttcttttcttttctaaaatagatcattgaaagtttttaaatgaacttattatttaatatttgttaataacattgtaaattttgttaatgttaaatagtaTAATGAAGCAGTAAGTACAAAGAAGTTATATTCTAAAGGTGTGtggtttcatttattttatattcacaagGTTGCCACATTTCGTTCTAATCgatgtttatttattccttacattttatcatttctttattacatttacaatGCAACAACAACTTTTAacgaattattattgtatttttgtacaaataaattttccacTGGTCAATATTCGTCAATATTTACGTCACCAAGTCAGACGGCAACATCGCGCTGTCACCGAACATAacctaaaacacaaaaaaacaaCAAGACTGAATattatgtgtatattttagaataaaaagaaaatggatAGGTCTAACGAGAACAGTGTGATTTGCATCTGCAACGAAAACGAAAACGATATACTGGATTGCTTATCAGTAAGTACTATCACAGAAAATTCGACCAGGTGCACACCTACACCTTAGTTCTCATCAGGTGTGgttttttatggattttttcgTTGCTATTTTAGTCGAATGTGGAAATTGTCTACTCGTTCCGAGACCGGTACTTCGAAAATCATTCTGTGGAAGAtgcaatcaataaaaatgaagaattagAAGCATTAATGAATGAAGCTTTAACACTGTTCAACAAGCATGAGAAGACAGCTCTTGATCTCGACAAGGCGAAATACAGCTATTTACGTGGACGTCTTTTAAATGTGTTACCAAAATTTAGTCCTGAATCAGAAGTTTTACTCTCAAGGGCTTGTAAATTGAATCCGAAACTTATGGAAGCCTGGAATGAACTTGGGGAGAGCTACTGGAAAAAAGACGACCTAGTAGAAGCTAAAAATTGCTTTAAACGCGTTGCTGAATATGTAATTACctcaaaaacacatttttctcattaataataaaaatattttaggatcctaataaaaataaagttgccTTGAGAAATCTATCCATGCTGGTCAGGCAAGAAGTCACAAGCAATGCAGAAGAAAGAAAACAAAGTGTCGAAAAAGGTTTGGCATATGCAAAGGAGGCAGTACAAGTGGATCCACAAGATGGTGTTTCTTGGTCCATCTTAGGCAATGCTCATTTGTGCAGTTTTTTTGCCATCCACCAAAATCCTAAGACTTTAAAACTTTGCCTCAGTGCATACCTACAAGCTGTAAGTGCAATTTTTTGAATCATTGAATAGATGTATATATTGATTGTTATAGGAAAAAGATGTGCTTGCAAAAAGTAGACCTGAACTCCATTACAATAAAGGAATTGTATGTTTAACCGTATTTTAGCATATGtacaactaaatttattatattttagacacATAGATATGAAGAAGAATATTTGTTAGCTTTAGAATCATTTAAGAATGCCAGTCTGTTTGATCCAACATGGGAATCACcgaaaattaaacaagaacAACTTCTAAAGTATTTGAATGAAGTCGTCGATTTAGTAACAACTCATGGGAAAATGAAGGCAAAAAGATTACAACAACTTTTACAAGTATGGGCACGTTTAAGAATTGTATTGAATTTTGTAATTCAGTTTCGAGCATTTTAGTCTATTGATTCTAAACTACTGGGGCCTTATAATGGCGGCAGTTATACATCTTCACATGGCCAAACAGTAAAACTAGTAGAAACTTCTTTAAAAGACTTAAATCCTGGCATAAATGAGGAAAAAGTAGTACTTGGAAAAGTAGTTTGTTCTATTAGAAATGAAGACACAGTaccattgtaaattatataaactatattttaagatatattcttacgtaaatttacttttagtaCATTCTGTTTAGTGGACAAACAAGGAACATGTGTAGttgtatcaatttttaacttgTCTAGTGGAAAAGGTGTGATAATCGGCGACTCGGTGGCAATTCCTGAACCATTTGTAGTGGATAATAACTTTACCTACAATAATAAGGTAAGTtttatgacaataaaaatacaccACTATTGTGTAATATTACAAGCAGCTCAAGTTTGTTTGATCaacaaaaaaagattttataatacagTTAACCATGAACAAATTATTGATTGTGATATTGTGACAAAAAAGaagcaaataaaagtttattggcttatagtaaaatttatttattaaatgtttttttttttcaggaatATAAATTTCGTTTGATTCGTGTAGAAACTCCTTTAATTCTAGTAATAAACGGTAGAAAAGCAAACAGAGATCTTCAAGCGGGCGTTCAGATGTCCCTCTTTAAAAAGTATGACTGACAATaactctaatttaaaattttaacaaacctAACAACCTTTTAATAAGCAAAGCTGTGACGAAAATTCGACTATTGCAAAGCAGTAGTACAAAAACGATAATTTATTGCTATATTTTGGTAAGATCTTGATTGAAAGAGAGAGACTTGTGAAGTCTCACACATGAAATGTGGATTTGTTAACTTTTATTGTAGGAATGAATTCAGTTTTGTGCTTTTTAAACGGACGATAAATCACTTTATGaagctttaatttttattaacacgatttatttgtattacatttttttacaatgaaATATACTGATCTTTTTTATCAACTTTGttgtcttatttattttacctttatttttttaacacaacAGTCTAATCCTAGAAAATgggaataattttaagacgtcatattttaaacataatttattaaaactacatataaatttatacaaatattcgtCGTAATTTCATACAAAAAGTACATCACATTTAAATAGGTAAGACATTGTTCAGCCTTCTATTTGGATTGCGATacctataattaaattaatcaattaatagaCGCATTTAATGCGCATTTGCTATAGAAAAGTCGTTAACTGTTTTCACTGAGTTTGTAACTTTTGCGTGTGGATTGTGACTTGTATCATTACAAAGTAACTAGGAACTTTTATCACATCTTGTATCACGCAAAAGTAATAACGTGAAACAATGCAGTTACTTGATAACTGGGCATTAATTAGGTATCTTGTTTGACCACGAATTAGTTCATGGTCACGAGACAGATATACCATTTAAAAGTCAAtactcataaaaaaatattggtatttttaaacttagaGTTTAATCTTACAAGATCAACAATGTTCATAGGAATACGTCTTTGGCATCTCGGAAATCCTTCCACATTTCCGTACAATGTACTACAAATGGATCTTAAAGCCTAAACTAATATAGTTCACAGATTAACTTCCCACAGCTTGATGAAGTTATTGAGCACTTCTTCGAACCACGCTCGTTTCACCGGGTCCTTGAACGCTGGCGCCAAATTCTTCATGTTAAGTTCCACAACGGCTTCGTTCCTACACAAAAAAcgatataatttgtataaataaaatggaacgCAATGGTTCACCTTAGAAGGTTGTTTAGGGTGGACAACAATCCGGAGTCGCCGTGGACTTTGAGGAGGCTCTGATATGTGTAGAGGTAGTAGCTGAATCGCAGCTTGTTCTCCACCCATTTCTCCACGGTTTTGTTGCCGCTGGCCACTTTAATTTTGCCCAAGTGGACGCTGTAGGCCGGCCCAAAATACTGTATGAGGTCCACTTTGTTGATGTGCGACACTCCCCGCGTTTTCAGCCTGTCTTTTATCTGATGATAGTGGTTTTTTGTGTAGACAAATACCTGGAAaaagcaaatattatttttaagattgttATTACATGTTTCGAATAAACCTCAAATGTTTACAGAGGACACAAAGATTTCTTTGTCAGGCTTAATAaacgatttattattaactgttaTCCTTCAACAATGGATTTAAAGGTAacattgacattttaaattgcgTTTATCTGAAGTCGTTGACgtcgtatttttttaatggaatttatGGTGTAATTCGATTCATTATGTGGGAATTTCTTTGTTAACATTTACACCATCTGTGACATGGATAATTGTGtacttacaattaaatattttctattaaaacactaaattttgcCCTCAAATTATTGAATCTAACTTATTACAGTGTTGTTTTATTAAGTACAACATAAGTGCTTATTAGTGCACGCAGTTTCTACaagtaaaaatttcttaacagACACACGGAGAGAAATGATGAATGTAAATTTACGCCGCGAGAAGAAACGGATCCAGGCCAAATTTCAAAACGTGAGGATTATTGTTACGGCTTTGTTgcttatttaacaatactttTTGCTAAATAATACGGATAACGTTGAGTGTGTTGGATATCGTGCAGTTTGTCATTGAGAGTTGAATTTAATATGAGAGTATCGGTTGCTTTGTTATGTAATTTGCAAAATGGTGTTACTGAACTGTGATGAGATAATATTGTGTTCGACGTTGTCAATATTTGTCCAATTAAAggattaacaatattattgagAACTATAGGTCAGTGttggtatattaaaattctgcTTGCAGTTATAGGATTAACAGTATCGATCAGTATTGGCCTATAAAAAGTctacaaacaattataaacttaatactAGTCTATAAATGATTACAATTAtaggattaataaaaaaagttactattaaaaagtattggcctataagtattattaagcatacaattatagaaataatagGATTATTAGAAAAGTAACTATCGAagagtatatatatatatatatatataaaaattctgtgTATGATAATTATagggttaaattattattctaaaggTAATTATCGAACCATATTAGGCCATAAAAATTCAgtaagcattttttaaaacactgaatttttttcaacattacGACAACATTCCCACTTAAACGACCGATTGTATCCGTGAGAACTTACAAGCTGCTGGTTTGTCTCTCGATggacaaaatacataaaacaataaaaagaaaaaggaagaaaaaaacaagaacAACATAGCTACACGGAACAGAGTCCTGATCATTCCATTAACAATGTGCAGATTGCGTTTTTAAAAGCCAAGGACAATGCACAATGGTTTTCTATCATTGACTCTTACAATGCGACTTTTTGCGTTGCGAAATTTCGTTAAACAActaccatttaatttattaatttaattgcgaTTTTATCTGCGACAACAGTTCAGTTTaactgaatataaatattttattaaacaattattaacgaagtgcttaaataataagtaaattttagtgCCTCGTGTAAGTAAGTGACCTTACTTACtgtacaaacaattaaaattaattttaaaaacatttaaattacgtTATACTTTgtgaataagaaaaaatgtcaTTGCTCGTTTAAATTGTCTTCCTCCAGATGTAACTCAACAATAAAGCATTTGGCAAAAATGTTAACGTCCTCACTTTAATAAACCATCATTACTTGATTTACGAATTACAATTGGTTTTTGTGCTGAGAAGTTTTAgatccaattaaataatttttcagtacCGCGAACCGCAAATAACTCCAGGcgcaaaaaaatttaataatgcgaGTTGTAAAGTTTGAAAACCGTGGAAAATTAACCTTATccaattatgtataataaagtagtggaatttaatgttttttttttttacaaaattacgatttatttcaatagaaaaacctactaaatataatgtattctgaaaaaaataagctATACTTAGGACAAATAGTTATCATATAGTTagaacacaataaaaaagataagaaatgtttttgtccaatatttttaaataaaacagttgttTGACACAATTACTAAGAAACACCTCAAAATAAGGTTGCAACAAATCATTTTGAATTTGCTGTAACAttcataaacttaattaaattgtt is a window of Aethina tumida isolate Nest 87 chromosome 7, icAetTumi1.1, whole genome shotgun sequence DNA encoding:
- the LOC109594973 gene encoding tetratricopeptide repeat protein 5, which codes for MDRSNENSVICICNENENDILDCLSSNVEIVYSFRDRYFENHSVEDAINKNEELEALMNEALTLFNKHEKTALDLDKAKYSYLRGRLLNVLPKFSPESEVLLSRACKLNPKLMEAWNELGESYWKKDDLVEAKNCFKRVAEYDPNKNKVALRNLSMLVRQEVTSNAEERKQSVEKGLAYAKEAVQVDPQDGVSWSILGNAHLCSFFAIHQNPKTLKLCLSAYLQAEKDVLAKSRPELHYNKGITHRYEEEYLLALESFKNASLFDPTWESPKIKQEQLLKYLNEVVDLVTTHGKMKAKRLQQLLQSIDSKLLGPYNGGSYTSSHGQTVKLVETSLKDLNPGINEEKVVLGKVVCSIRNEDTVPFTFCLVDKQGTCVVVSIFNLSSGKGVIIGDSVAIPEPFVVDNNFTYNNKEYKFRLIRVETPLILVINGRKANRDLQAGVQMSLFKKYD